Proteins encoded together in one Pseudomonas sp. TCU-HL1 window:
- a CDS encoding MurR/RpiR family transcriptional regulator — translation MANPPDTLAGLKLLLEAIERREADISLGSSSRRVLTALIEAPQRAAVSSISELAEQLGVNPSTFSRLAQKLGYGGFSKFQDVFRREVTEGRTFYSDQASRLLAPSNGSNDSIGQLTRLGRQESANMASMIEQVDCADFDATVELLTSARRVRIHGMRQFNSLALFMAYALGMLRPDVAPLDAARQGVADALAQLDEGDVLVVASCFPYTPSVLATAEVAARHGIKVVALTDSSSSPLAKIARYSFYVPNQSLFFSNSMCAFMLLAEGILSAVASRLGEASVAALKHREALITELNASL, via the coding sequence ATGGCAAATCCCCCAGATACCCTCGCGGGCCTGAAACTGCTGCTCGAAGCCATCGAGCGGCGCGAGGCCGACATTTCACTCGGTAGCAGCTCGCGCCGCGTGCTCACCGCGTTGATCGAGGCGCCGCAGCGCGCGGCAGTGTCGTCCATCAGCGAGCTGGCCGAGCAGTTGGGGGTGAACCCGTCGACCTTCTCGCGCCTGGCGCAGAAGCTCGGCTATGGCGGCTTCAGCAAGTTCCAGGACGTGTTTCGCCGCGAGGTCACCGAGGGCCGCACCTTCTACAGTGACCAGGCTTCGCGCTTGCTGGCGCCGAGCAATGGCAGCAATGACAGCATCGGCCAGCTCACCCGCCTCGGGCGCCAGGAAAGCGCCAACATGGCGAGCATGATCGAACAGGTGGATTGCGCCGATTTCGACGCCACCGTGGAGCTGCTGACCAGCGCCCGGCGCGTACGTATCCACGGCATGCGCCAGTTCAATTCGCTGGCACTGTTCATGGCTTATGCACTGGGCATGTTGCGCCCGGACGTGGCACCGCTGGACGCCGCCCGGCAAGGTGTAGCCGATGCCCTGGCGCAGCTGGACGAAGGCGACGTGCTGGTGGTGGCGAGCTGCTTCCCCTACACCCCGAGCGTGCTGGCCACGGCGGAAGTGGCGGCCCGGCACGGCATCAAGGTCGTCGCGCTGACCGACTCCAGCAGCTCGCCCCTGGCCAAGATCGCCCGCTACAGCTTCTACGTCCCCAACCAGAGCCTGTTCTTCAGCAACAGCATGTGCGCCTTCATGCTGCTGGCCGAAGGCATCCTCAGCGCCGTGGCCAGCCGCCTGGGCGAAGCCTCGGTCGCGGCGCTCAAGCACCGGGAAGCGCTGATCACCGAGCTCAACGCCTCGCTCTGA
- a CDS encoding sensor histidine kinase — protein sequence MMSTVNPLTNTRTFLLWLALFCPVAAWIGWQDYADRHERFFQDTSIAQRMLSQKTVQHEAVLATLAALSHPPIPERLLPSLQPSMPQLLGLGFLRDGSWTGSLAAPPNFTATVEQARQLKRPVTLPLDEARYWLVAPSSWSLLLDARQLIPASDFPPSLAMLTLDVGAGPLTLLARQTSASAPGWSIDLHKPLGAVSQPFPLHSWRRLTPSDWPWLEWLTWLVASGLLVAGTSAWQLSRADARRQQEEARLAAMTRLSTLGEMAAGIAHELNQPLTAILAQVRAAERLLDDEEERPAVRQALLASAGQARRAADIIQRMRELVQPCSPSPRRAVDPDALAASLLFLREQELARRGIRLTWRNASPGARPQGDRVALEQILHNLVQNAADAPGTRNIVLCGGVENSGYEFSVRDDGPGIPADALPRLFEPFYTTQPQGMGLGLTLCETLAGAMDGHISVRNLEPQGACFTLRLPHAGADA from the coding sequence ATGATGTCCACCGTGAACCCCCTGACGAATACCCGCACATTCCTGCTCTGGCTGGCGCTGTTCTGCCCCGTCGCCGCCTGGATCGGCTGGCAGGACTACGCCGACCGCCATGAGCGTTTCTTCCAGGACACCAGCATCGCCCAGCGCATGCTCAGCCAGAAGACTGTGCAGCACGAAGCCGTGCTGGCCACCCTGGCCGCGTTGTCGCACCCGCCCATTCCCGAACGCCTGCTCCCCAGCCTGCAACCCTCCATGCCGCAACTGCTGGGCCTGGGTTTCCTGCGCGACGGAAGCTGGACGGGCAGCCTCGCCGCCCCGCCGAACTTCACCGCTACAGTCGAGCAGGCGCGCCAGCTGAAGCGTCCCGTCACGCTGCCGCTGGACGAGGCCCGCTACTGGCTGGTGGCGCCGTCGAGCTGGAGCCTGTTACTGGATGCACGGCAACTCATACCGGCCAGCGACTTTCCCCCCTCGCTGGCCATGCTGACGCTGGATGTGGGCGCCGGCCCGCTGACCCTGCTGGCACGCCAAACCAGCGCCAGCGCGCCGGGCTGGTCGATCGACCTGCACAAACCCTTGGGCGCGGTCAGCCAACCCTTTCCCCTGCACAGCTGGCGACGGCTTACACCCAGCGACTGGCCGTGGCTGGAATGGCTGACCTGGTTGGTGGCCAGTGGCCTGCTGGTGGCCGGCACGAGCGCTTGGCAGCTGTCGCGCGCCGACGCCAGGCGGCAGCAGGAAGAAGCCCGTCTGGCAGCGATGACGCGACTGAGCACCCTGGGCGAGATGGCGGCCGGCATCGCCCACGAACTGAACCAGCCCCTGACCGCCATCCTCGCCCAGGTGCGTGCCGCCGAACGCCTGCTGGATGACGAAGAGGAGCGTCCGGCGGTGCGCCAGGCCCTGCTCGCCAGCGCCGGCCAGGCACGCCGCGCGGCCGACATCATCCAGCGCATGCGCGAGCTGGTACAGCCCTGCTCGCCCTCGCCACGCAGGGCGGTTGATCCCGATGCGCTGGCGGCTTCGCTGCTGTTCCTGCGCGAACAGGAGCTGGCGCGGCGTGGCATCCGCCTGACCTGGCGCAACGCCTCTCCGGGCGCCCGCCCACAGGGTGACCGGGTAGCCCTTGAACAGATCCTGCACAACCTGGTGCAGAACGCCGCCGACGCGCCGGGCACCCGCAACATCGTCCTCTGTGGCGGCGTCGAGAACAGCGGCTATGAATTCAGCGTCAGGGACGACGGCCCGGGCATTCCCGCCGATGCGCTGCCGCGCCTGTTCGAGCCCTTCTACACCACGCAGCCGCAAGGCATGGGGCTGGGCCTGACGCTGTGCGAAACCCTGGCCGGCGCCATGGACGGCCACATCAGCGTTCGCAACCTCGAACCCCAGGGCGCCTGCTTCACGCTGCGCCTGCCCCACGCCGGAGCCGACGCTTGA
- a CDS encoding LysR family transcriptional regulator gives MLGNVSELDIRLIRVFLAVVEAGGISAAQTALNTSQPTISAQLASLETRLGFRLCQRGRAGFALTPKGSQFVEAARRLLAAAEGFRLEVQHINRTLSGTLNIGLLGQIDPTANKKIALAIARLRARNQGLYFQFTELSSSFLEEKLINGHLDLAIGYFWRRLDNLDYFPLFSETQIAYCSASHPLYPQAGTLGNADVAEHEWVWPSHPLPEMPAPTSIDRLTALTDSMDGAALLILSGQHLGFLPQHYAARHEGLDQLRALNPDQLRYEVQFHAAVRHSTRQSELVSTFLAELMDVFEAG, from the coding sequence ATGCTGGGGAACGTATCCGAGCTGGATATCCGCTTGATCCGCGTCTTTCTCGCCGTCGTCGAGGCGGGAGGCATTTCGGCCGCACAAACGGCGCTCAACACCTCGCAACCCACCATCAGCGCGCAACTGGCCTCGCTGGAAACCCGTTTGGGTTTTCGCCTGTGCCAGCGCGGCCGGGCCGGTTTCGCCCTCACGCCCAAAGGCAGCCAGTTCGTCGAGGCGGCGCGACGACTGCTGGCCGCCGCCGAAGGCTTCCGCCTGGAAGTGCAGCACATCAACCGCACCCTGTCCGGCACCCTGAACATCGGCCTGCTCGGGCAGATCGACCCCACGGCCAACAAGAAGATCGCCCTGGCCATCGCCCGCCTGCGCGCGCGCAACCAGGGGTTGTACTTCCAGTTCACCGAGCTCTCGTCGTCCTTCCTCGAAGAAAAACTCATCAACGGCCACCTGGACCTCGCCATCGGTTACTTCTGGCGACGACTCGACAACCTCGACTACTTCCCGCTGTTCAGCGAAACCCAGATCGCCTACTGCAGCGCCTCGCACCCGCTTTATCCACAAGCCGGAACACTGGGCAACGCGGACGTGGCCGAACACGAATGGGTCTGGCCGAGCCACCCGCTGCCGGAGATGCCGGCCCCGACCTCCATCGACCGCCTGACGGCCCTGACCGACAGCATGGACGGCGCCGCGCTGCTGATCCTCTCCGGCCAGCACCTGGGTTTTCTGCCCCAGCACTACGCGGCGCGCCACGAGGGCCTCGACCAGCTCCGCGCGCTCAACCCGGACCAGCTCCGCTATGAAGTGCAGTTCCATGCAGCGGTGCGGCACTCCACCCGGCAGAGCGAGCTGGTGAGTACCTTTCTGGCGGAGTTGATGGACGTATTCGAGGCGGGCTGA
- the glnP gene encoding glutamine ABC transporter permease GlnP translates to MIFQWDAIWSALPVLLEGAKLTLWISILGLLGGVVIGLVAGFARAYGGFLSNRLALVFIELIRGTPIMVQVMFIYFALPLMVPVRIDPFGAAVVTIMINSGAYIAEITRGAVLSINRGFREAGLALGLSGRDTLRYVIAPLAFRRMIPALGNQWIVSIKDTSLFIVIGVAELTRQGQEVIAGNFRAMEIWTAVAVIYLIITLALSYTLRRIEGRLKIL, encoded by the coding sequence ATGATTTTCCAATGGGATGCCATCTGGAGCGCGCTGCCCGTGTTGCTGGAGGGTGCCAAGCTCACCCTCTGGATTTCCATCCTCGGGCTACTGGGTGGGGTGGTCATTGGCCTGGTCGCGGGCTTTGCCCGCGCCTATGGCGGATTCCTCAGCAACCGGCTGGCGCTGGTCTTCATCGAACTGATCCGCGGCACCCCGATCATGGTGCAGGTGATGTTCATCTATTTCGCCTTGCCGCTGATGGTGCCAGTGCGCATCGATCCCTTCGGCGCGGCGGTGGTCACCATCATGATCAACTCCGGCGCGTACATCGCCGAGATCACCCGTGGCGCGGTGCTGTCGATCAACCGAGGGTTCCGTGAAGCGGGGCTGGCCCTTGGTCTGTCGGGCCGCGACACCCTGCGCTACGTGATCGCACCGCTGGCCTTCCGGCGCATGATTCCCGCGCTGGGCAACCAGTGGATCGTCAGCATCAAGGATACGTCGCTGTTCATCGTCATCGGCGTGGCCGAGCTGACCCGCCAGGGCCAGGAAGTGATCGCCGGTAACTTCCGCGCGATGGAAATCTGGACTGCGGTGGCGGTCATCTACCTCATCATCACCCTGGCCCTGAGCTACACGCTGCGCCGCATCGAAGGGAGACTGAAGATTCTATGA
- a CDS encoding GlcG/HbpS family heme-binding protein encodes MPRISLAALLCSLTFASAAQAAVLKESNISSEDAQKLATATVAACQAKGYNVSASVVDRAGLLKAFARADNAGPHTIEASRAKAFTAASAKNPTLAIMENAQKNPGAANLTDIPGFLLLGGGVPVKAGDAVVGAIGVAGAPGGHLDAQCADEVLAANAALFK; translated from the coding sequence ATGCCCCGCATCTCCCTCGCCGCCCTCCTCTGCTCCCTGACCTTCGCGAGTGCTGCCCAGGCCGCCGTGCTGAAGGAAAGCAACATCTCCAGCGAAGACGCCCAGAAGCTGGCGACCGCCACCGTCGCAGCCTGCCAGGCCAAGGGCTACAACGTCAGCGCCTCAGTGGTGGACCGCGCCGGCCTGCTGAAAGCCTTCGCCCGCGCCGACAACGCCGGCCCCCACACCATCGAAGCCAGCCGCGCCAAGGCCTTCACCGCCGCGTCCGCCAAGAACCCGACCCTGGCTATCATGGAGAACGCCCAGAAGAACCCGGGCGCCGCCAACCTGACCGACATTCCCGGCTTCCTGCTGCTGGGCGGCGGTGTTCCGGTCAAGGCGGGTGATGCCGTCGTCGGCGCCATCGGCGTAGCCGGCGCCCCGGGCGGCCACCTGGACGCCCAGTGCGCTGACGAAGTCCTGGCGGCCAACGCGGCACTGTTCAAGTAA
- a CDS encoding DUF4157 domain-containing protein, whose product MFAVSPRTLVRQTILALSFVSTTALACPAGQSQVCVVTCFCAPGNQGDMAPLLESVNQMASTSLQQWIVQSRNNMPATQLQPIPLHIRAQLEPYYDLQVLDTARYKVGVDTEMNAANTLMQNPDVEAVTLVDVIVFRNEDDAQNNVALWAHELHHVKQYLEWGVADFARRYTRDYNAVEAPAYKIQGEVARALKPTVASSGRKL is encoded by the coding sequence TTGTTCGCTGTATCCCCTCGCACCTTGGTTCGCCAGACCATCCTGGCCCTGTCCTTCGTTTCTACCACCGCCCTCGCCTGCCCCGCCGGGCAATCGCAGGTCTGCGTGGTGACCTGCTTCTGCGCGCCGGGCAACCAGGGGGACATGGCACCCCTGCTGGAAAGCGTCAACCAGATGGCGTCCACCAGCCTGCAGCAATGGATCGTACAGTCGCGCAACAACATGCCCGCCACCCAGCTGCAGCCCATTCCGCTGCATATCCGCGCACAGCTGGAGCCCTACTACGACCTGCAGGTGCTGGACACGGCGCGCTACAAGGTGGGCGTCGATACCGAGATGAACGCCGCCAATACCCTGATGCAGAACCCCGACGTGGAAGCCGTGACCCTGGTGGACGTGATCGTCTTCCGCAACGAAGACGACGCGCAGAACAACGTCGCGCTCTGGGCCCATGAGCTCCACCACGTGAAGCAGTACCTGGAATGGGGTGTGGCGGATTTCGCCAGGCGCTACACCCGTGACTACAACGCGGTGGAAGCGCCGGCCTACAAGATCCAGGGGGAAGTGGCGCGGGCGTTGAAGCCGACGGTGGCCAGTAGCGGCAGGAAGCTCTGA
- a CDS encoding substrate-binding periplasmic protein has translation MPIPLVIHRCRAQWFVGLLLAVCWLLPVRAAEPEAYRIGVEQVDYYPIYSAVPPDNQYRGYARDLLDLFAARENLRVTYVVLPVRRLSHAYWAGQLDLVFPDNPRWAAAQKPAGVTYSQPVLQFQDAMLVLPERKGQPRQSFRRLGFVRGFTPWKFQDDIAAGRVVIQEAPNPEGLIHMVMAGHADAANMAQQVARFHLKRHGLERGLVVEPSLLPLSDSYYHLSSIRHPKLIRRFDAFLRREQRAVQALKARYEL, from the coding sequence ATGCCGATTCCGCTGGTCATCCACCGTTGCCGAGCGCAGTGGTTCGTTGGGCTGCTGCTCGCTGTTTGCTGGCTGCTGCCCGTTCGGGCTGCCGAGCCGGAGGCGTACCGCATCGGCGTGGAGCAGGTGGATTACTACCCGATCTACTCCGCGGTGCCGCCCGATAACCAATACCGCGGCTACGCCCGTGACCTGCTGGACCTGTTCGCCGCACGCGAGAATCTGCGCGTCACCTACGTAGTGCTGCCGGTGCGGCGCTTGTCCCATGCTTACTGGGCGGGTCAGCTCGATCTGGTGTTTCCCGACAACCCGCGCTGGGCAGCGGCGCAAAAGCCGGCTGGCGTCACCTACTCGCAGCCCGTGCTGCAGTTTCAGGACGCCATGCTGGTGTTGCCGGAGCGCAAGGGCCAGCCGCGACAAAGCTTCCGTCGGCTGGGCTTTGTTCGCGGATTCACGCCGTGGAAGTTCCAGGACGACATCGCCGCCGGGCGGGTGGTCATCCAGGAGGCGCCCAACCCCGAAGGGCTGATCCACATGGTCATGGCTGGCCATGCTGATGCCGCCAACATGGCGCAGCAGGTGGCGCGCTTTCACCTCAAGCGCCATGGCCTGGAGCGTGGGCTGGTGGTGGAACCGAGCCTGCTGCCGCTCAGCGACAGCTACTACCATCTTTCCAGCATCCGTCACCCGAAGCTGATCCGCCGCTTCGACGCCTTCCTGCGACGCGAGCAACGGGCGGTGCAGGCGCTGAAGGCCAGGTACGAGCTTTGA
- a CDS encoding response regulator transcription factor, translating to MSLPAHSPLVYLVDDDDAVRDALALLLRSVGLRSEGFGDPQAFLDSLSPQSIGCVVLDIRMPGIGGLDVLTRLAEVCDLPVVMLTGHANVDLCRRAFKGGAMEFLQKPVDDDIFLDAVQAAVRSHIASRERQAVTQASVERLARLSGRERDVLERIVQGMGNKEIAREFELSPRTVETYRANVFAKLEADSLAQLIRQYAGLLDSPPP from the coding sequence TTGAGCCTCCCCGCACACTCCCCGCTCGTATATCTGGTTGACGACGACGATGCCGTTCGCGACGCCCTGGCGCTATTGCTGCGCAGCGTCGGACTGCGCAGCGAAGGCTTCGGCGATCCCCAAGCCTTCCTCGACTCGCTGTCACCACAGTCCATCGGCTGCGTGGTGCTGGATATCCGCATGCCAGGGATCGGCGGTCTGGACGTGCTGACGCGGCTGGCGGAAGTGTGCGATCTGCCGGTGGTCATGCTCACCGGCCACGCCAACGTCGACCTCTGCCGCCGGGCCTTCAAGGGCGGCGCCATGGAATTCCTGCAGAAACCGGTGGACGACGACATCTTCCTCGATGCGGTTCAGGCCGCCGTGCGCAGCCATATTGCCAGCCGCGAGCGCCAGGCCGTGACCCAAGCCTCCGTCGAGCGGCTGGCCCGCCTCTCCGGGCGCGAGCGGGATGTGCTGGAGCGCATCGTCCAGGGCATGGGCAACAAGGAAATCGCGCGCGAGTTCGAGCTGTCGCCGCGCACTGTGGAAACCTATCGGGCCAACGTCTTCGCCAAGCTCGAAGCCGACTCGCTGGCGCAGCTCATTCGCCAGTACGCGGGCCTGCTCGACTCGCCACCTCCGTAG
- a CDS encoding class I SAM-dependent methyltransferase, with amino-acid sequence MAQNIYDNPDFFTGYSQLPRQTLGLDGAPEWPVVRAMLPELNGKRVADLGCGFGWFSRWAKAQGATQVLGLDLSRNMIDRATADTCEPGIEYRIANLDELELPASSFEMVFSSLTFHYLSDFKRLVNTVHHSLTPGGHFVFTLEHPIYMAARHPHWIADEDGRKTWPVNGYSVEGERRTDWFAKGVVKYHRTLATTLNTLIDAGFRILRVEEFAPTAEQLRLTPTLAEEMERPMILMVSAQT; translated from the coding sequence ATGGCGCAGAACATCTATGACAATCCGGACTTCTTCACCGGCTATTCGCAGCTGCCCCGCCAGACCCTCGGGCTGGATGGGGCGCCGGAGTGGCCCGTCGTACGGGCGATGCTCCCGGAGCTGAATGGCAAGCGCGTGGCCGACCTGGGCTGCGGCTTCGGCTGGTTCTCCCGCTGGGCGAAAGCACAGGGTGCTACCCAGGTTCTCGGCCTGGACCTGTCGAGAAACATGATCGACCGCGCGACGGCGGACACATGCGAACCCGGCATCGAGTACCGCATCGCCAACCTCGATGAACTGGAACTGCCAGCGTCCTCGTTCGAGATGGTCTTCAGCTCACTGACGTTCCATTACCTGTCCGACTTCAAGCGGTTGGTGAACACCGTCCATCACTCGCTGACGCCGGGCGGGCACTTCGTTTTCACCCTCGAACATCCCATCTACATGGCCGCCCGGCACCCGCACTGGATAGCCGACGAAGACGGCCGCAAGACCTGGCCGGTCAATGGCTACTCAGTCGAGGGCGAACGCCGTACCGACTGGTTCGCAAAGGGAGTGGTCAAGTATCACCGGACGCTCGCAACGACGCTCAATACGTTGATCGACGCGGGTTTCAGGATTCTTCGCGTCGAAGAGTTCGCCCCGACTGCCGAGCAGCTCCGCCTCACCCCAACCCTGGCAGAAGAAATGGAGCGCCCGATGATCTTGATGGTGTCGGCACAGACCTGA
- the glnQ gene encoding glutamine ABC transporter ATP-binding protein GlnQ: MIEFKGVSKHFGSTQVLHDINLKIGSGEVVVIIGPSGSGKSTLLRCINKLEVISGGQLFVDGFEVNDPKVEERLIRQEAGMVFQQFHLFPQMTALENVAFGPIRVRGAKKADAEALARELLAKVGLAERAGHYPSELSGGQQQRVAIARALAVKPKLMLFDEPTSALDPELRHEVLGVMKNLAEEGMTMVIVTHEVDFARKVASRLIFIDKGRIAEDGDPAALISNPPSPRLREFLQHVS; the protein is encoded by the coding sequence ATGATCGAGTTCAAGGGCGTCTCCAAGCACTTTGGCAGTACCCAGGTGCTCCACGACATCAATCTGAAGATCGGCAGTGGCGAAGTGGTGGTCATCATCGGACCGTCCGGTTCCGGCAAGTCGACCCTGCTGCGTTGCATCAACAAGCTGGAAGTCATCAGCGGCGGGCAGCTGTTCGTCGATGGCTTCGAAGTCAACGACCCCAAGGTGGAGGAGCGGCTGATCCGCCAGGAGGCCGGCATGGTCTTCCAGCAGTTCCACCTGTTCCCGCAGATGACCGCGCTGGAGAACGTGGCGTTCGGCCCCATCCGTGTGCGCGGTGCGAAGAAGGCCGACGCCGAGGCCCTGGCCCGTGAGCTGTTGGCCAAGGTTGGCCTGGCCGAGCGCGCCGGGCACTATCCGTCAGAGCTTTCCGGTGGCCAGCAACAGCGCGTGGCCATTGCCCGTGCGCTGGCGGTGAAGCCCAAGCTGATGCTGTTCGACGAGCCCACCTCGGCACTCGACCCGGAGCTGCGTCATGAAGTCCTGGGCGTGATGAAGAACCTGGCGGAGGAGGGCATGACCATGGTCATCGTCACCCACGAAGTGGACTTCGCGCGCAAGGTGGCCAGCCGCCTGATCTTCATCGACAAGGGGCGCATCGCCGAAGACGGCGACCCGGCGGCCCTTATCAGTAACCCGCCGAGCCCGCGTTTGCGCGAGTTCCTGCAACACGTTTCCTGA
- a CDS encoding C45 family autoproteolytic acyltransferase/hydolase: MAFTHLQLGGSAYDIGFGLGRFGHEAVHQHLRPLALWQQLARLAGTEAARSMRAAVERRFPRYWQELEGLAAGLDLPLDEVFLWNCRGDFVQRQSVDGCTTVLGPTASGTLIAHNEDGLPQLRGHCALVSVTPDEGLEFTSFIYPGSIPGHTFAVNESGLVVTVNNIRPRAIPTGLPRQVLGRASLDAASLDEAVDILASEGRAGAFHHALGQVGSGRLVSFEGTSEGASVVELERPFGHSNHLVHPTLERVAQRITGSSGNRQHCVDGLLGGLGEQLDSSQALAILRDTSGGELPVYRCAPDDPDDENTLATALFLIGRDAVDWAVFTEADTRVPTLSGRVVP, encoded by the coding sequence ATGGCATTCACTCACCTTCAGCTTGGCGGCAGCGCCTACGACATCGGTTTTGGCCTGGGCCGGTTCGGCCACGAGGCGGTGCACCAACACCTGCGTCCGCTGGCGCTGTGGCAGCAACTGGCGAGGCTGGCTGGCACCGAAGCCGCACGCAGCATGCGAGCCGCCGTGGAAAGGCGCTTCCCGCGCTATTGGCAGGAACTCGAAGGCCTGGCGGCGGGACTGGATCTGCCGCTGGATGAAGTCTTCCTGTGGAACTGCCGTGGCGACTTCGTCCAGCGGCAGAGCGTCGATGGCTGCACCACGGTGTTGGGGCCCACCGCCAGCGGCACCCTGATCGCCCACAACGAGGACGGCCTGCCGCAACTGCGCGGACATTGCGCGCTGGTCAGCGTTACCCCGGACGAGGGTCTGGAGTTCACCTCGTTCATCTATCCCGGCTCCATTCCCGGTCATACCTTTGCGGTGAACGAGAGTGGGCTGGTGGTGACGGTGAATAACATCCGCCCTCGCGCCATTCCGACTGGCCTGCCCCGGCAGGTTCTGGGGCGTGCCAGCCTGGATGCGGCGAGCCTCGACGAGGCTGTGGATATCCTGGCAAGCGAAGGCCGCGCTGGTGCCTTCCACCATGCCCTGGGGCAGGTGGGCAGCGGCCGATTGGTCAGCTTCGAGGGGACTTCCGAAGGGGCTTCCGTGGTCGAGCTGGAGCGGCCATTCGGCCACTCCAACCACCTGGTCCACCCGACGCTGGAGCGCGTTGCCCAGCGCATTACCGGCAGCTCCGGCAACCGCCAGCACTGTGTGGACGGACTTCTCGGCGGCCTCGGGGAACAATTGGACAGCAGCCAGGCGCTGGCCATCCTGCGCGATACCTCGGGCGGCGAGCTGCCGGTGTATCGCTGTGCGCCCGACGACCCGGATGACGAGAACACCCTGGCCACGGCGCTGTTCCTGATTGGCAGGGATGCGGTGGACTGGGCGGTGTTCACCGAGGCGGATACACGCGTTCCGACCCTTTCCGGGCGGGTAGTGCCCTGA
- the glnH gene encoding glutamine ABC transporter substrate-binding protein GlnH, with translation MKHLLKAALAALAIAATTHANATDKELLVATDTAFVPFEFKQGNEYVGFDIDLWAAIAKELGWKYTLKPMDFNGIIPALQTRNVDLALAGITIKEERKQAIDFSDGYYDSGFLLMVRSDNDSIKGEADVAGKTLAVKSGTSSADYAKANLKTSDLRQFPNIDNAYLELRTGRVDAAMHDTPNVLYYIKTAGEGQVKAVGQQMMAQQYGIGFPKGSELREPVNGALKTLRENGTYAEIYRKWFGTDPQ, from the coding sequence ATGAAGCACCTGCTCAAAGCAGCCCTGGCTGCGCTCGCCATCGCCGCAACCACCCACGCCAACGCCACCGACAAGGAACTGCTGGTCGCCACCGACACCGCATTCGTGCCCTTCGAGTTCAAGCAGGGCAATGAATACGTGGGCTTCGATATCGACCTCTGGGCGGCCATCGCCAAGGAGCTGGGCTGGAAGTACACGCTCAAGCCCATGGACTTCAACGGCATCATCCCCGCGCTGCAGACCCGCAACGTGGATCTGGCCCTGGCCGGCATCACCATCAAGGAAGAGCGCAAGCAGGCCATCGACTTCTCCGACGGCTACTACGACAGCGGCTTCCTGCTGATGGTCCGCAGTGACAACGACAGCATCAAGGGCGAGGCGGACGTCGCCGGCAAGACCCTGGCGGTGAAGAGCGGCACCTCGTCCGCCGACTACGCCAAGGCCAACCTCAAGACCAGCGACCTGCGCCAGTTCCCCAACATCGACAACGCCTACCTGGAGCTGCGCACCGGCCGCGTCGATGCCGCGATGCACGACACCCCCAACGTCCTCTACTACATCAAGACCGCCGGCGAAGGGCAGGTCAAAGCCGTTGGCCAGCAGATGATGGCGCAGCAGTACGGCATCGGCTTCCCCAAGGGCAGCGAGCTGCGCGAGCCGGTCAACGGCGCCTTGAAGACGCTGCGCGAGAACGGCACCTATGCCGAGATCTACCGCAAGTGGTTCGGCACCGACCCGCAGTAA